The genomic DNA TCTTCTTCGAGACTGAATTCATTAGCCAAGTGGATACCATATCGTTGCAGCGTGACCATGAACCATGACTCGGATGATCAACGGGAGGCTTCTGAATCGTGCCATCGACAAATCCCAATTTATTCCTAACATTCAAACCCATCCGTACTATCTACAACAAGAATGAAAATCTGAACTAGAAACAAGTCTATCTGAAACCAATTGCAACCCATCATGATCAGTACTATAAAGAAAATAGGGATTCTCGTAGAGATATTTACCTGAATCACCCAGATTTCGCGAATTTTGATTCACCGAAGTAGTCGGATTTGATCCCATATTAATGAAGAATCAAACTGATTATAAGAGATTGTTCCGATTGAAAGCAAAACAAGAATCGGAAAAACAATAaggtcaaagaaagaagaactcaGAGAGAATGGTATGCGAACACGAATTGAAGAATCGCTAATACgatgaaacaacacaaatcgAAAATGAAAGAGATGATGTGAATGAGAATTAGCTCAGCTGAAGAAGCGCTCATGATCGagaaagctctgataccatatcaGGATTGAACAGAGGAAGAATATGAACTCGGActtgaacaagaacaagagagaaagtgagaagagagagctgagctagagagagaaaaaaattagttattctCATTAATTGTGTTTAGTGTACAgtgtaaactatatatacaagtatatgCTAATCTAATCATAAGCttagatatattaatatgtatatacttGATATAAATTGTCTTTTATAACCCCACATTTGTGACATGTACTTCTAATTAATGTCTCGATGCATACAGAAATATATCCTAGTGAGTAGTGATCCATACTTTCACATTTGTAGCATGCACCAATGACACACTCTGCGATTATATACTTATACTATTACTCGTGTACGACCTTTGAAAAatcttttagaattttaaacGAAAAAATAGATTTAGTAGCATTGTAGCAATGGTCTCAATTCTTACTATATCTTTCCTGGGGTTCATTACCTCCTTCAGACAAATAAGATGGTTTctatttattgttgtttttctaAGTTCACACTTATTGATATTTTTCCGACCCAAATAAACCACTTTTAATTAAGAGAAAACTAGACAGAAGTATAATGACATGGCTCCAATGAGGTGAGGTGGACCAATAGCCCCAATGGTATCTAACGTGACACTCATGGTTGCTTCATAAAAGTGCATCAGCAAGACACTCCTTGCCACGTGATCAATGGGCTCATGGTCAGAGCCATGGACCAACTCTATCACCCCAATCTGGTCCCCCTCAttcactcttcttctctatatatatatttttttttgggataaaccACTCTCTTTCTCCTATCTTGTTTTGTCAAATATAACAAtggaatatattatatttttaacaaaaaaaaaacaaatggaatAAACAATGGCTTTTTCGGTCTCCGGATATTGGATTTTACCTCATCACCAAACTCGACGAGAGAGAGTTTATTTGGAATTAAAAAGActacacaaaaagaaagaaagaaaaaaacgattAATATAAATGTGAAATGCGTTGATGCGCCGAAAAGAAATTGTACTAATGGAATCTCATAATGAGAGAAGCACAAATCATGTCGATTCACAGAGTCAGCCAGCCAACTCTGAGTACTAATTACATAGAAACGTTTCAAATCCTCATTGGCTGTTCAGTGTCAACAAATCAAATGAAAgacactttttgtatttttcttttccttttaacttaaaacaaatgaaaactaCAAAAGTATATAGATGACAAAAATATCTCATATGAAAAAGTTAAACTATATCGAGTAATTTCACTTCAGTGTGTCAGTTTTTAAAGGTGTCCAAGATATATGCCACAATGTGGCTGCCAAATTTCTGAGTCCAAATTTCTGAAAATATActtgttgaacaaaaaaacaaaagctagcATAAGATTGCAAAAGTTAGGATTtagtgggaaaaaaaaaaagataacgagcataaccaaaattattgaattaaaaaagacTCACATGAgttaaaaagaaagattatGGACCTACGGTATATGATTTGATAGCGATATATGTTAATATTGTAGCATTATCTATTCCGTAAGTTGGttaagaaacattttttttttctccttttgataAAGATAGCTGTTTCTTACTTTTACCTCATAATGCATAATAACATTCTACTACCCTATAATATCAAAATAGCTAGGAAACCCAACTATTGTAGtaaatcatagtttttgtataattttgttttaggaaATAAGTGTGGCTTAATTTCAGTTCTGGATATATGGTCGGAAGTTTGGTTTGCCCTCTTTGTGAGTCAAACTCCTGTTCAAGAATCACTTGGATTTTATAGTCTAGTGCTATGAGAAATCAGACCGAATTTACAAAAGTAGATTTAGACACTCCCTAAATAAACTCTTGGCAGGCCGGACAATAGTCCTGGACATTCAAGTATCCAATCGGATTCAGATTCGGATATTtgagtttttaggtttttaggtttttgggtGTAGAGATATAAAACCAGATcgaatattttataatatcagGTCGGGTTCAATTCAGATGCTTTCCGGTTCGGATAATTTCGGATATACCcgaattcatttttttctgtcgtaaaaaactatatatataccttctACTTCCCTTTTCTTTGTCTCCctcttttcatctctcttttctctAGCCAAAAACCCTACATTTGTTCATCCATGACCACCACCTCAAGAACCAAATTCTTCAAATCCCCTACCAAATCTAACAACATCTATAATAGATTATATGatattattcatatttatttatgtttccaACCACACTCACTCCTCAAACCCCACAAACtatcacttttttgtttgtagatttgCTTGTCATGTTtctgataaaaatgaaaaaataaatcgatTATGGATTTGAGAGTTCTTCTTGttgattgaaaaagaaaaaaataagtcaattaggaattttagaatatatatatatatataaatatttaatgtttttatattagaacaaaataattaaagtgACAAAATGGTTTATGATGCACCAATCAAAATAAGTTATTGGGTGACAAATTTTTGGTAGTTTCGGACCTATAATACAGTGCcagtatataaaacaaaatgtcaAAAACTCATAATGTAGCCATTTTAtgtatcaaattataaatagatCCTCTTTTGGTTAGGATATTTAAaatgtaaggaaaaaaaaaatacaaatctcttaatcttttATCTTgtatttagctttttttttctttaatttatttgttaaattttgaatttcttttcttatatcttcGAATTTGGTTTAAGTTATGGTTTATTTGGACTCATATTATTTCGTCGAAATACAGTTAAAAATTATCAAGTAAACAATTTCAGTTTGCATGCAATTTATCTTCTCGTGAATTacattgttttatgttttcagtGTTTTAACTCATTATATAATATGCTTGatcatttgttaaaattttagtttttatttttgtatataaagtaTCATtagtttcaaaaaagaaaaaaagttatcgTGAtcttaaaatagtatttttaaccGTTTGTAACATCATtagaacatattttttaaatagagttttttttttgaccaaaaattcTAAAGAAGAGTTTTAAATAGTTTATgattgttgtaacttgtaagagatTTAAGTACCTTACGGAACATTTATATATGAGTAAACACTAACTGAATACTACACAACTTCAATAAGAGATACATGACCTCAGTTGACCAATCCAATCCAAGGGAGTTATTACAAACATACAATGCCCAAGTCCATCAGCTTTTTGGCCCTAAAAAATGCAGTATCAACTTCGAACCAAGATGATTTCAATCAAATAACCTAGAAACTGTCTAAACCGAATCGGTTAagagaatatgaaaatttaGTCTAAACCAGCTAGTTTTGTAtaccaaattataaaaaaaaacccacaaagCAGCAAGATCCCAGCACTATTTCAAAGGAGGCATTCATCATATCATCATTCAAACACTGGCGTTCCCTCTTCTTTGGACCGGCTTGTAAATCACCACAGTGACAAACTTAGATCTGAACCGATGTGAGAAACCAAGTGCTACAACAGATCTTGGGGCGTTTCGGTTTTCGATATAGAGATGGTTCAGGACGACATTCTGTGGCGCAGAAGCCAGTTCCATGCTACCTGGATTGCCTAACTGAGAGTGTTGAAGATGTGGCGGTACAGCTGGAGGATCTCTTGTCTCATCTTCTGCTGCAGAATACACATTGTTGTAACTTGAAACCGGTGATAGAGGTACCTCAAATCCCACAACCGTTGTGTCCTCCTATgtttgagaaataaaataaaagaatgaaaGTTCAAGCGATGGagactataaattaattattcggTTTGTCAGCTCAAGAAAATAAGATTCTAGCTGGCTTACATGATCATCAGGATTTTGGCTGTTCATGTTGAAACAGATTGCCACTTACTGCCTGAAACAAAATCTAATCATAAACCATCACAAATAGTGTAGGTAAATTTGTTCCAACCTTGCAACTTGATAAACCATCAAAACAGAAA from Camelina sativa cultivar DH55 chromosome 7, Cs, whole genome shotgun sequence includes the following:
- the LOC104700737 gene encoding SNF1-related protein kinase regulatory subunit beta-3-like → MNSQNPDDHEDTTVVGFEVPLSPVSSYNNVYSAAEDETRDPPAVPPHLQHSQLGNPGSMELASAPQNVVLNHLYIENRNAPRSVVALGFSHRFRSKFVTVVIYKPVQRRGNASV